GGAAGTCGATTGGAGCGCGACGGATCGTGAGCGCGGAGCGCGTAACAGCGGCCGCGGCGATGAAGAACATCGCCTCGGTCGGATCCTCACTCGGCTCGCCAATTGCATCGGTGTTTATGTCGGCGAGGCCGGTAACGGTGAGTGTCGTGGTGCCGACCCCCTCGATCGTGATGCCGAGCGAGCGGAGGAAGCAGCAGAGGTCCTGCACCGCGTAATTTGCCGACACGAAGCGCAACGTGGTTGTTCCCGGGATTCGCGCGGCAGCGATCAGAGCCTGCGCCGTTCCGGTGTCGCTCTGCTCGTAGAGCACGATGTCGGCTGCTTTGAGCGAGCGCGTGCGGACGCGGTACTCTTCTTCCGTCTCCCGTACGTCAATGCCAAGCTTGGCAAGGGCTCGGAGGTGCGGCGAGACGATGCGGGAGCCGAGCTTGCAGCCGCCAGCGGCTGGCAGCGAGAATGTGCGCTCGAAGTGCGCGAGCGCGCCGATGAACATGAGGACGCTGCGTGTTTTCCGGGCCGCGGCGACGTTGATGTTTTTAAGAGCGAAGCGCTTCGGCGGGGTTAGTATAAGATCGGCGCCGTCGCGGCGTACGGCAACGCCGATACTCTCGAGCACCTCTATGATCCGTCCTACCTCTTCGATTTTTGGCATTCGTCGGAGCGTCGTCGTGCCGCGGTTGAGGAGCGAGGCGGCGAGGAGCATCATGGCGGAATTTTTCGCGGTGTTGACCGTGACCGCGCCTTTCAGGCGATACCCTCCTTCAATCTCAAAATTGAGGCTATCGTCCGCGAGCTCGACGACGCTCCTCCCCAGTGCCTCCCCGATGCGCTCGAGCATTGCGATCGTGAGGTTCTGCTCACCTTTCTCGATGCGCGCGATGGCGCTCTGGCTCGTGCCGAGCGCCTCGGCGAGCGCTTCCTGCGTGAGTCCGCGCCGTTCCCTGAGCTCCGCGACGAGCGCGCCGATCCGCGTCGTACGAGATTTTTTTCGCGCGATAACCATGCCACATATCATATGTGATATGTCTCGCGCCGCGCAAGCGTGAGCGCTGTGAATACGAAAAATTCACGCGTGCGTCAAGGGCGGTACAACGCGCCACACTTTTTTTCGATGCGCCAGTTCCGCGCGTGCGAAGTGGCCCGTAGAGTGTCGGAGTAGGCAAAAAAGCAGCAATTCCACATGATCCAAAATAGCCTTATTTAGAGCCATATTGGAATTTAGCTTTCGTAAACTATTTTTTAAGGAAGGATAGGGCTCTATTCAAGGCTCGTTTTTGATTTTGTTGGGGGAACGGCTGGTAAAAAGCTTTTTTTCTAGGACGTACACGTTTGAGCATTGTTGTGAAAATTACCCCTCTAATCACCCAATGAAAAGCTGTCCTTTACGTATCGCAATAGCATTTTTGCATCATTCTTCGCGTCGTCTGACCCAAGAACAATGATTGCAACGGGGCGTTTTTGGTTGTCAATTTCTATTTCAAAAACCGCGAGCATGCCGTGAGAGGCCGAAGAGCTTAACCCAGTCTTGCCGCCAACCATGCCCTCTACCCCCGATATTTGATTGAGATTCTGAAGAGTATCATACGTCGATGGACCATACACGGTACGATTCTCGTTGCCCATGCTCATATGTAAAATAAAACTGCGATTGTAGTAAAGGTATTTAGCAAGGTGAAACAAGTCCTCCGCGGTAGATATATTTGCGGCCAGCACTCCGGAAGTATCTACGAAATTGGAGTCGCTCATCCCGAGTGCTTCCGATTTTGTATTCATCAGTTTTATAAATTGATCTTTGCCCACAGGAGCGGTTACGGCGACCGCCGCTTCATTAGAAGATTCTACAAGCAGGAGCGACAATAAATCGAGGACGGAAACGCGATCATCTTCTTTGAGACGCGGAATACTGGTCGAAGCCAGCATTGAAGAATCTACGGTTACTTCTCGTTCCACATTTATATATTCAACCGCAACCAGCGCGGACATGAGTTTTGTGATTGACGCAATGGGACGTTTCTCGCGAGGCTTATTTTCTGTAAAGACAAAATTATTTTCTAAATCTGCCGCAAGGTACACGACACTACCCGGCAGCAGGTTTTTGTTTTTGTATGTGGGAGCTTTTTTGTCGCCGTTAAAAGATTCTTCAAACACCAGCACCGGAGTGTCTCTGTCGGCAAGGCGGTATAGTTCTTCCGCATCGGTAAGCGAAACCCGAATACAGCCGCCAGAGTATGTCGCGGGTGTTGGTGAACCGTCAGGATAGTGCGTGGGGCCGTGAATAAAAAAGTTGCCTTGAAACTGCATACTCCACGGCATAAACACGCGGCCGAAAGAAGAAAAATGATTTTTTTCTTTTGAGCTGATTTTATACAGTCCCGCTGGCGTTTGCCACCAGGAACCATCTCGTCCCTTCGTTTGTATTGGCGCCTCTTTCAAGAGTTCTCCATTCCTATACAGTCGAATGATCATCGCGGAAAGATCGGCTTCTATGAAACTCGTGCCTTGAGAAATAAATTCTTCCTTGGTTTTCTGAAAGAAATGAGCGTTTTGCAAAGCCGGCCAACTACCATAAACAAGATCGATTTTTTCACCTTCGCTGCCTTGAAGCATAATCGTGGAACCATTGTCCGTATTCGCATAGAGAAAAATTGAAACACCGACAACGAACATCAAAAAAGCCAGAAGAGGATAGGAGATTATCGTTGGGATATGCCTATGAATAAAATGAACGTGCACCACGTCATTTTCCCTGGTCTCTGATTCTTCAAATTCTTTTTTTGTTTCGTCGCTAAACGTCATAGAGAAATACTAGCGCAAAAAAGCAAGTCGTACAAAAAATTGTCGATCGGCGCTCATGTACATACTGTCATATGAATCCGCTATCGTATAAGAGACGTTGTACCTTTAAGGTCGTGGTCCCTCTATTTTTGGTTTTTCTTGCCGTAGGTGCCGATCCCAAAACCACTAACGCTCTGAGCCACGAAACGTCTGCATCAGAGCCCGCGCCTGTAACCATAACCGATGACGAGATCGATGGTTTTCTTTTTCGCGTTAACGAAGACGTACGAAACAAGGTTATGGTACTCGGTGGCGAACCTGTCGAACAGCTACCCGTTCCGATATTGTTCGGGATTCCGATCGGTGGTTTTACCGATACGTGGGGAGAGACGCAGACAGGCGGCCGAGTCCATGCCGGAATCGACATTATGGCTGATCGAGGTGCGTTGGTGGTTTCGCCAACTGACGCGGTAGTGACAAAAATTGGATACGACAACCGTGGGGGAAACTTTGTGGTCACGGCCAACCCGGGCGGCGAGCAGTTTTATTTTGCACACTTGGATCGCGCCGCAGAAAATCTATCCGTCGGCGATGTTCTTACACGGGGAGATCTTATCGGCTATGTTGGAAATACCGGTAACGCACGCTCTACAGCACCACATCTGCATCTGGGAATTTATTATAAAGGGATTGCGCGTAATCCCTTCCAGCGCCTTATTCGCGAATTTTCTATAGAAGAAAGGCTGGCTTCTGTGGAACACATTTTAACTGAAAACAAAATTATTCTTGGCGAGCATAACGGTGGCGTGCGTTTTTTACAGAGATTCTTAATACAGAACGGCACTGGTCCCCGTGCAACAGCTTTAGCGAAAATTGGCGCTACCGGTTACTTTGGCCCATTCACAAAAAACGCACTCGTCGAATACCAGAAAACGGCCAGTATTGTCCCCGCCTCCGGATATTTTGGACTTGTGACGAGAACACACATAGTAACTAAACTTTTGGTGAACATTAATGCAGAAGACAAAACAGGGGCATCGAACAAACTCCAGCTTTTTGATTTGTAACAAAGTTTCCCGAGACACGGCGCAATCTGCGTACAACCCCCTGCGCTCTTGGCGTATCGTAGTTCACGCGCGTGTCAAGAGTCCGGCCCGGCCTTGAGAGCGCGCGCGGGAGTTGTGTGTTGTGCACATAGCAGCCGTGTTTGTGCGGACAGGCACCTGCTACAATGTAGAGCAGTGAACGAGGAAATGAATAACAATTTCCTGGCGCCCGGGAGAGCACGGGCAGGGCTGCTTTGGTGCCTGCGACTGCTCCGTGGCCCACATGCCATTCGGGCCCTCTTCGTACTGGCGGCGCTTATCATTATTGCTAGTGCCGGCTATTTTCTCCTCGGTGACTTTGGGCGTCGAGGAGAGAGGCCCCGCGCCTACAGCGCGCCGTTCTCGCTCGTGCCGGACAAAATTTCGCAGAGCGCGGCGATTGCGATCTCGCTCCCGAAGGGCGTCACGATCGCGCTGGCCGAGGCGAGCGAGCGCATCAGTTTTGAGCCCGATATAGCCGGCACCTGGCTCACTCCGGAGGATAGCGCGGGAGAGAACGAGCGGCTCGTTTTCGCGCCACGGGAGCCCCTCAAGCTCGGGCTCTATTATGCGGTCAGCGTGAACACGGGAGCCGAGACCTTGCGACATGATTTTCTTGTAGACGAGGACCCCGCGATCGTGGCGGTATTTCCGGCGGCAGGTTCCGAGGCGCCGGAAACTACTTCGGTCACCGTCATTTTCAACCGACCAATGGTCCCGCTCACCACTCTCGAGACGCTCGATACTGCAGACATTCCCGTTGAAATTGTGCCGGGAACGCCGGGGAAGTTCAAATGGATCACCACACGAAACCTCCAGTTTATACCGGAAACGCGACTCATGCGCTCCGCGAATTATACGGTGCGCGTGAAGCAGGGGCTGGTATCCATGGACGGTTTGCCGGTCGCGGGCACGGAGCAGAAGTTTACGACGCGCCATCTTCGCTACGAGCAGATGGACAGTGGGCAGCACGGATTTGCCGAGCCGGTGCGAATCCGGTTCAACCAGCCGGTTGACATTGAGAAGACGCGCGCGCGAATTTCCGTAACCAAAATCGAGAAATCGGCTCTACCGGTCGCGGGGCAATCCGATAAGGTGCCCGCGGTCACTCCCGGGACGATGCTCCAGGCGCCGCTTCCGTTCATAGTCACCTATGGAGAGCGGAGCGTGTATAACGATGAGACCGAAAAATCAGAGGCATTTTTGGACACGTCGGTGCTTGAGATATATAACAGCGAGGATCGGTTCGGGCGCGAAGGACTTTGGGATTTCGACACCTCATATAGCATTTCGGTGAGCGGCGCATACCCAATCGACGGCGATGTGACACTCTCCGAGGCACGCCAGAGCAGTATATTTATTCCCGAGGTGATCACGTCGCTGTCTGCAGAATCCGACCGCAGCACGTTTGTCGAGCCGAACCTTTTTGACCCCGAGGGCACCCTCATTGTCGAGTTCGCGGAGGTAATAGATAAAGAGGCGAGCACGATCAAGGCGGAAGGGTTGCTCCGCGCGGAGTACGGCGAGACGTGCGCGGCAGATGAGGTCGGCAGGGCATATTATGGGAACGAATGCAAAAAAGTTCCCGACAAGAGCTCTCTCGTACTTCATTTCGACCCCCGGGCGTTTGGCCGCGGCGAGTCGGTGCCCGTTCGTTTCGAGAAGATTGTTAACGGTGACGGCTTACTGCTGAACGCGTCGCCGATCCAAAAAACGATAACGACGTATCCCAGCCTCGTTATCTACAAGATGACGCCGCAGGATGGCGCCGCTCGCGCCGCGCTCACTGAGCTTGTCGTGTGCACGTCGAATCCCCTCGCGCCGGCCACTGAAGAAAATTTTGCCGAGCGACTGCAGAGTAATTTTACCGTCGGGCTCTGGAATTGGCAGGCTCCCTGGCGTGTGGGAATCGCCGACAGCCGTGCTCCGTGTGCTCCCGGGCAGTTCGTTAACACAATCCGCTACGGCCTCGTGCCGGAGTATCCCTATCGATTTACGCTGAAACTTATCGACGATTTCGGCGAAGTCGCAAGCACCGCGCTCGCTTTCACGAGCGGCTCGATCGAGCGCACGGCGCGCAAATTTTTCCATCTCAACAGAATGTATAATGCGACCTCGCCGGAGAAAACGAAATTCACCTACGCAGTGGAGAACCTCGAATACATGGACCTCTCTATCTGCGAGGTATCTGCACAGACGATGCTCCGCTACAGCGAGGGTCGTCCGGAAGCGACGGTCACCCCCTCCTCGCTCCCATGCCTCACGAGTGAGACGCACCGCGTGGAGTTGCCGAGGCAGTATTGGACGCGCAATTTTTTTCAGATTGACCTCGCACACTACATCCCGGACGCGCGTGCTCGCGATCACTCACGGCTCGGACACTTCGTGCTCACGCTGAGCCACCCTGAGTATCGGCGGCTTGAGTGGGTGTACGAGAGCGCCAAGGGGCGGTATAAGGATACGCCCCGGGAGCAGATTTTTGAGCGCACGTTTGTGACCGTCACAAACCTCGCGGTTGCGGAGAAAAAAGTGAACCGTCCCATAAACCGCTATGCGACAGACCCGCACAAAGACCTCACTGATGCGGCGCTCACCGGAGACCAAAATCTCTACTGGGTGAGCACGTTTGGAGCGCTTGCGCCGAAGACAGGCGCGAA
This sequence is a window from bacterium. Protein-coding genes within it:
- a CDS encoding UDP-N-acetylglucosamine 1-carboxyvinyltransferase — its product is MICGMVIARKKSRTTRIGALVAELRERRGLTQEALAEALGTSQSAIARIEKGEQNLTIAMLERIGEALGRSVVELADDSLNFEIEGGYRLKGAVTVNTAKNSAMMLLAASLLNRGTTTLRRMPKIEEVGRIIEVLESIGVAVRRDGADLILTPPKRFALKNINVAAARKTRSVLMFIGALAHFERTFSLPAAGGCKLGSRIVSPHLRALAKLGIDVRETEEEYRVRTRSLKAADIVLYEQSDTGTAQALIAAARIPGTTTLRFVSANYAVQDLCCFLRSLGITIEGVGTTTLTVTGLADINTDAIGEPSEDPTEAMFFIAAAAVTRSALTIRRAPIDFLSLELLKLEAMGLGYSVSERYKAENGLTDLVDLKLESSTLTAPPEKIHAQPYPGLNIDNLPFFAVIATQAQGITLIHDWVYENRAIYYTELEKLGARVILADPHRVFVVGPTKLHAASLVCPPALRPATILLIAMLGASGKSVLKNVYSINRGYEDLAERLRALGAKIRLVGGLR
- a CDS encoding L,D-transpeptidase family protein, whose translation is MTFSDETKKEFEESETRENDVVHVHFIHRHIPTIISYPLLAFLMFVVGVSIFLYANTDNGSTIMLQGSEGEKIDLVYGSWPALQNAHFFQKTKEEFISQGTSFIEADLSAMIIRLYRNGELLKEAPIQTKGRDGSWWQTPAGLYKISSKEKNHFSSFGRVFMPWSMQFQGNFFIHGPTHYPDGSPTPATYSGGCIRVSLTDAEELYRLADRDTPVLVFEESFNGDKKAPTYKNKNLLPGSVVYLAADLENNFVFTENKPREKRPIASITKLMSALVAVEYINVEREVTVDSSMLASTSIPRLKEDDRVSVLDLLSLLLVESSNEAAVAVTAPVGKDQFIKLMNTKSEALGMSDSNFVDTSGVLAANISTAEDLFHLAKYLYYNRSFILHMSMGNENRTVYGPSTYDTLQNLNQISGVEGMVGGKTGLSSSASHGMLAVFEIEIDNQKRPVAIIVLGSDDAKNDAKMLLRYVKDSFSLGD
- a CDS encoding peptidoglycan DD-metalloendopeptidase family protein — encoded protein: MNPLSYKRRCTFKVVVPLFLVFLAVGADPKTTNALSHETSASEPAPVTITDDEIDGFLFRVNEDVRNKVMVLGGEPVEQLPVPILFGIPIGGFTDTWGETQTGGRVHAGIDIMADRGALVVSPTDAVVTKIGYDNRGGNFVVTANPGGEQFYFAHLDRAAENLSVGDVLTRGDLIGYVGNTGNARSTAPHLHLGIYYKGIARNPFQRLIREFSIEERLASVEHILTENKIILGEHNGGVRFLQRFLIQNGTGPRATALAKIGATGYFGPFTKNALVEYQKTASIVPASGYFGLVTRTHIVTKLLVNINAEDKTGASNKLQLFDL